TCCAGGCGTTAACGATGGCGCACATCTGGATACCACCCTGGGGGATTTAGCATCTTTCCACAGGGGGGAAATTCCCACTGTGGCATCTGTGGCGGTGGTGCCAGTAGGGTTAACCCGCTTTCGTCCAGCAGAAGATGAACTGATACCAGTAACGCCCGAAAAAGCCGCTGAAGTAATTTCGCAAGTTCAGGCACTGCAAGATAAATTCCGCGCCTCGCTGGGTTCTACCTTCGCTTGGTTAGCCGACGAATGGTTTTTAATTGCGGGGCAGGAGTTGCCAAGCGAATCTCACTATGAAGATTATCCCCAAATTGGCAACGGTGTAGGATCTATTCGCCAGTTTCTCAAGGAATTTCAGCAAGCGGCGAAGAAAATGCTACCGCAACGTATCGAGACACCCAGAAAATTAACATGGGTAGTTGGCAATGCTGTTGAAAAAGCGTTTCAACCTATCGTGCAACGCCTGAATCAAGTTGAAGGACTACAGGTGAATATAGCAGCTAGACATAGCAATTACTGGGGACAAGAAATTAGCGTCACCGGATTGTTGACGGGTGAAGATTTGCTGAAGTTAAAGGGAAAAGATTTAGGCGATCGCATTCTCCTTCCCTCTGTCATGCTCAAGCATGGAGATACTCGCTTTTTAGACGACATGACTGTTGAAGAACTTGCCCAAGATTTGGGTACACCAATCTTACCCGTCAACGGCATAGAAGAACTAATCCAGGCTTGCATTCACCCTTAAAGTTCTCATGAACAGGCTGAGCCTGGGAATGAGGTTAGCGAGGCTCTGCCTCGCCTATTTTTTCTAGGGGGAGGCTGTGCCTCCCGAAGGCGTTCCCAGTCTCAGACTGGGAACGAGAATAAACAAACAGATTTGTGTCATCTCTCCAATTGGGGATACCTTAGAGATGAACATCATTCGCGTGGGTGCCAAAGCCTGCCATGCTCTACTGTGTAGCTCCTGAATGTAAAAGCCCCCACAACCAGGCAAATGACCGATTTTGTCGCAGTTGCGGGCAAAAACTATTATTGAAAGACCGCTATCGTCCGATCAAGCTAATTGGTAAAGGCGGCTTTGGGAGAACTTTTTTAGCGGTGGATGAGCATATTCCTTCAAAACCCAGTTGTGTAATTAAGCAACTCTACTTCCCAGAACGAGATCAAACTACTTTTACAAAGGTGGTTTCCTTGTTTTGTCAGGAAGCAATGCGTCTGGATGAGCTGGGAAAGCATTCGCAAATTCCCTTGCTATTAGCTCACTTTGAACAAAAGCAACAGATGTATTTAGTGCAAGAGTTTATTCCCGGACAAACTCTGTCCCAGGAGTTGCAGCAAAAGGGCGTTTATAGCGAAACGCAGATTTGGGAAATGTTGCAGAATTTGTTACCTGTTGTGCAATATATCCACGAGCATCGGGTGTTGCACCGGGATATTAAGCCAGCTAATATTATCAGACGCACTAGTGATCGCCATCTCATTTTGATCGACTTTG
This genomic stretch from Funiculus sociatus GB2-C1 harbors:
- a CDS encoding TIGR03279 family radical SAM protein, with translation MSETSIRPALITKVLPDSIAAEIGFEPGDAIVSINGSRPRDLIDYQFLCADEVLELEVLDTAGKSHSVEIEKDYDDDLGLEFETALFDGLIQCNNHCPFCFIDQQPPGKRQSLYLKDDDYRLSFLYGSYLTLTNLTQREWDRIEQMRLSPLYVSVHATEPEVRTRLLKNPRAGQILQQLQWFQERRLQIHAQVVLCPGVNDGAHLDTTLGDLASFHRGEIPTVASVAVVPVGLTRFRPAEDELIPVTPEKAAEVISQVQALQDKFRASLGSTFAWLADEWFLIAGQELPSESHYEDYPQIGNGVGSIRQFLKEFQQAAKKMLPQRIETPRKLTWVVGNAVEKAFQPIVQRLNQVEGLQVNIAARHSNYWGQEISVTGLLTGEDLLKLKGKDLGDRILLPSVMLKHGDTRFLDDMTVEELAQDLGTPILPVNGIEELIQACIHP